The following are encoded together in the Glycine soja cultivar W05 chromosome 5, ASM419377v2, whole genome shotgun sequence genome:
- the LOC114412926 gene encoding ethylene-responsive transcription factor ERN3-like, with product MEYQNQRAKEGRFCEKLKIKNRPKFVGVRQRASGKWAAEIKDTSKKIRLWLGTYQTAEEAARAYDEAACLLRGSNTRTNFSTQGCGVATNSPISLKLRNLLDRKAMSNQSQSQSQIQRQSSMISSTFQGADTSASPNVSAINKIMVMENYSACSSEGKSLFLVQNHQVCDNPYGLDMNMINCSTGITPNTSQFDYSWPLAQQRINELPISKDDFGLNAERQLSGYATNECHEEDTYAYDVNYPLSHFFCFT from the coding sequence ATGGAGTATCAAAACCAAAGGGCCAAGGAGGGTAGATTCTGTGAGAAACTCAAGATCAAGAATAGGCCAAAGTTTGTAGGAGTGAGACAAAGGGCTTCAGGGAAATGGGCAGCAGAGATCAAAGACACATCAAAGAAGATTAGGCTTTGGCTTGGAACTTATCAAACTGCTGAGGAAGCTGCTCGAGCTTATGATGAAGCTGCATGCCTCCTTCGAGGTTCAAACACTCGCACCAATTTTTCTACTCAAGGGTGTGGCGTTGCTACAAATTCTCCTATATCTCTCAAACTCAGAAACCTCCTTGATCGTAAAGCCATGTcaaatcaaagtcaaagtcAAAGTCAAATTCAAAGGCAATCCTCTATGATAAGTTCCACTTTCCAAGGTGCTGATACTTCAGCTAGTCCAAATGTTAGTGCCATCAATAAGATCATGGTTATGGAAAACTACTCTGCTTGTAGTAGTGAAGGTAAGTCTTTGTTTTTGGTTCAGAACCACCAAGTCTGTGATAACCCGTATGGACTAGATATGAATATGATCAACTGTTCAACGGGTATCACACCAAATACATCGCAGTTTGATTATTCTTGGCCATTAGCCCAACAAAGGATTAACGAATTGCCAATATCAAAAGATGATTTTGGTTTGAATGCAGAAAGGCAATTGTCAGGATATGCCACCAATGAGTGCCATGAGGAGGATACGTATGCATATGATGTCAATTATCCTCTCTCCCACTTTTTCTGCTTCACTTGA
- the LOC114412928 gene encoding pentatricopeptide repeat-containing protein At5g44230 yields the protein MVVRRVLEWEVVRILERCSSLNQAKEVHAQIYIKNLQQSSYVLTKLLRLVTALPHVPLHSYPRLLFSQLHTPNPFAWTALIRAYALRGPLSQALSFYSSMRKRRVSPISFTFSALFSACAAVRHSALGAQLHAQTLLLGGFSSDLYVNNAVIDMYVKCGSLRCARMVFDEMPERDVISWTGLIVAYTRIGDMRAARDLFDGLPVKDMVTWTAMVTGYAQNAMPMDALEVFRRLRDEGVEIDEVTLVGVISACAQLGASKYANWIRDIAESSGFGVGDNVLVGSALIDMYSKCGNVEEAYDVFKGMSERNVFSYSSMIVGFAIHGRARAAIKLFYDMLETGVKPNHVTFVGVLTACSHAGLVDQGQQLFASMEKCYGVAPTAELYACMTDLLSRAGYLEKALQLVETMPMESDGAVWGALLGASHVHGNPDVAEIASKRLFELEPDNIGNYLLLSNTYASAGRWDDVSKVRKLLREKNLKKIPGWSWVEAKNGMIHKFVAGDVTHPKINEIKKELNDLLERLKGIGYQPNLSSLPYGINDREKRLLLMAHSEKLALAFGLRSTDVGSTIKIMKNLRICEDCHIVMCGASKVTGRKIVVRDNTRFHHFLNGACSCSNFW from the coding sequence ATGGTTGTGCGAAGGGTTTTGGAGTGGGAAGTGGTGAGAATCCTGGAGAGATGCAGCAGCCTGAATCAGGCGAAAGAAGTCCACGCCCAAATCTACATAAAGAACCTCCAGCAATCTTCCTACGTACTCACCAAGCTCCTCCGCCTCGTCACCGCCCTCCCCCACGTCCCCCTCCACTCCTACCCTCGCCTTCTCTTCTCACAGCTCCACACCCCAAACCCCTTCGCCTGGACCGCTCTCATTCGCGCCTACGCTCTCCGAGGACCCCTCTCCCAAGCCCTGAGCTTCTACTCCTCCATGCGGAAACGACGCGTCAGTCCCATCTCGTTTACCTTCTCCGCTCTCTTTTCCGCTTGCGCCGCCGTTCGCCACTCCGCTTTGGGGGCGCAGCTTCACGCTCAGACACTCTTGCTTGGTGGCTTCTCCTCTGATTTGTACGTCAACAATGCCGTTATCGACATGTACGTCAAATGCGGGTCTTTGCGTTGTGCGCGCATGGTGTTCGATGAAATGCCTGAACGGGATGTCATTTCTTGGACCGGGCTGATTGTTGCTTACACGAGGATCGGTGATATGAGGGCCGCACGGGACTTATTTGACGGGTTGCCGGTTAAGGATATGGTGACTTGGACTGCCATGGTTACCGGTTATGCGCAGAACGCCATGCCGATGGATGCATTGGAGGTTTTCCGGCGGTTGCGAGATGAGGGTGTGGAGATTGATGAGGTTACCTTGGTTGGTGTCATATCTGCTTGTGCTCAATTGGGTGCGTCTAAGTATGCTAACTGGATAAGGGACATTGCTGAGAGTTCTGGATTTGGGGTAGGAGATAATGTCCTTGTGGGGTCGGCTTTGATAGACATGTACTCAAAATGTGGTAATGTGGAGGAGGCATATGATGTCTTTAAAGGAATGAGTGAAAGAAATGTGTTTTCTTACAGTTCCATGATTGTGGGGTTTGCTATACATGGCCGAGCTCGTGCGGCTATTAAGTTGTTTTATGACATGTTGGAGACCGGGGTAAAACCAAACCATGTTACTTTTGTAGGGGTGCTTACGGCATGTAGTCATGCAGGCTTGGTAGACCAAGGGCAGCAGCTCTTTGCCTCCATGGAAAAGTGTTATGGTGTTGCTCCAACTGCAGAGCTTTATGCTTGCATGACGGATCTTCTTAGCCGCGCTGGATACTTGGAAAAGGCACTTCAGCTTGTTGAGACAATGCCTATGGAGTCCGATGGAGCTGTGTGGGGAGCACTTCTTGGAGCATCACACGTCCATGGGAACCCTGACGTTGCTGAAATTGCTTCTAAGCGTTTATTTGAGCTTGAACCTGATAACATAGGGAATTATTTGTTGCTTTCTAACACTTATGCATCAGCTGGAAGATGGGATGATGTGTCTAAGGTCAGGAAATTGCTGAGagagaaaaatttgaaaaaaattccagGGTGGAGCTGGGTTGAAGCAAAAAATGGTATGATTCACAAGTTCGTTGCTGGTGATGTGACTCATCCAAAAATTAATGAGATAAAGAAGGAGTTAAATGATCTTTTAGAACGGCTGAAAGGTATTGGATACCAGCCAAACCTAAGTTCGCTGCCATACGGTATTAATGATAGAGAGAAGAGGCTTTTACTAATGGCTCATAGTGAAAAACTAGCTTTGGCATTTGGATTGCGGAGTACTGATGTTGGTTCCACTATAAAGATTATGAAGAACCTTAGGATATGTGAGGATTGTCATATTGTAATGTGTGGAGCGTCAAAAGTTACAGGAAGAAAAATTGTTGTGAGGGATAACACGAGATTCCACCACTTTCTTAATGGTGCTTGTTCTTGCAGTAATTTTTGGTGA
- the LOC114412927 gene encoding probable acyl-activating enzyme 18, peroxisomal, giving the protein MGKSVGELGVEELVNAGGLRVEEGNELYHALRDILSEFQSPSHIWRQIVTRRLLKPSYPHSLHQLLYYSVYHSQHSSLPLYCFPSLDQSKRSNLGRLMEKHGPELLGPSYKDPITSYPLFHKFSVQHPQLYWSLVLKELSVSFVEPPKCILDTSDPSKHGGTWLPGSVLNIADCCLQPSSHPHKTDDTLAIVWRDEGFDDSEVNHITLKQLRHQVMLVAKAIDATFSRGDAIAIDMQMTANAVIIYLAIVLAGCAVVSIADSFAPKEIATRLRVSKAKGIFTQDFIARGGRKFPLYSRVIEAATCKVIVLPVMGEDVGVQLREQDLSWKGFLSSANQTQNPRSDHYSPSYQSVDSVTNILFSSGTTGDPKAIPWTQLAPIRSAADGWAAIDIKPGDVYCWPTNLGWVIGPTVLYHCFLTGATLALYHGSPQGRDFGKFVQDAGVTILGTVPSLVKAWKSTQCMEGLDWTKIKTFCSSGETSNVDDDLWLSSKAYYSPIVELCGGTELASSYIAGSPLQPQAFGAFSTASMTTGFVILDENGVPYPDDVACVGEVGLFPLSLGASDRLLNADHEKVYFKGMPIYKEKILRRHGDIIKRTVDGYIVVQGRADDTMNLGGIKTSSVEIERVCDGADECILETAAVGVAIANRGPEQLVIFVVLKEGYNSSAETLKMKFTKAIQSNLNPLFKVSLVKIVPDFPRTSSNKILRRVMRDQMKLQLSVQSRL; this is encoded by the exons ATGGGAAAGAGCGTGGGGGAGTTGGGAGTGGAGGAGTTGGTGAATGCAGGAGGCCTAAGAGTGGAAGAAGGCAATGAATTGTACCATGCTTTGAGGGATATCCTTTCTGAGTTTCAGTCTCCTTCACACATATGGCGCCAAATTGTGACTCGGAGACTGCTCAAACCATCCTATCCACACTCCTTGCATCAGCTTCTCTACTACTCTGTTTATCACTCTCAACATTCTTCCCTCCCACTCTATTGCTTCCCTTCTCT AGATCAATCCAAACGCTCCAACCTAGGCCGTCTCATGGAAAAACATGGACCTGAGCTTTTAGGACCTTCCTACAAAGACCCTATTACTAGTTATCCTCTATTTCACAAGTTTTCTGTTCAACACCCTCAG CTTTACTGGTCCCTTGTTCTCAAGGAACTTTCAGTTTCCTTTGTTGAACCTCCCAAGTGCATTTTAGATACTTCTGACCCTTCTAAACATGGAGGGACTTGGCTCCCCGGTTCTGTCCTCAACATTGCTGATTGCTGTTTGCAACCCAGTTCACACCCCCACAAAACAGATGACACTTTAGCCATCGTTTGGAGAGATGAAGGTTTCGATGATTCCGAGGTTAATCATATCACGCTCAAACAACTCCGCCACCAAGTGAT GTTGGTAGCCAAAGCAATAGATGCCACATTCTCAAGGGGAGATGCAATTGCAATTGACATGCAAATGACAGCCAATGCCGTAATAATCTATTTAGCCATTGTCCTAGCAGGATGTGCTGTGGTCTCAATAGCGGATAGCTTTGCACCAAAAGAAATTGCAACTCGCCTCCGTGTTTCCAAAGCAAAGGGTATTTTCACACAG gATTTCATAGCAAGAGGTGGCAGGAAATTCCCTTTGTACAG TCGAGTCATTGAGGCGGCTACATGTAAAGTTATTGTGCTCCCTGTGATGGGTGAAGATGTAGGAGTACAATTACGAGAACAAGACTTATCATGGAAAGGTTTTCTCTCTTCTGCCAATCAGACTCAGAATCCCAG GTCTGATCATTACTCTCCAAGCTATCAATCAGTTGATTCTGTCACTAATATACTATTCTCTTCTGGAACCACAG GGGATCCAAAAGCTATTCCTTGGACTCAACTTGCACCAATACGAAGTGCTGCTGATGGATGGGCTGCCATTGATATTAAACCTGGAGATGTGTATTGCTGGCCTACAAATTTAGGATGGGTGATTGGACCAACAGTATTGTATCATTGCTTTCTAACTGGTGCAACTCTGGCTTTGTACCATGGGTCTCCTCAAGGTCGTGATTTTGGAAAATTTGTTCAG GATGCAGGTGTCACCATTTTGGGAACAGTTCCAAGCTTAGTAAAAGCTTGGAAGAGTACACAATGCATGGAGGGCTTGGATTGGACAAAGATAAA AACATTTTGTTCCTCTGGAGAAACAtcaaatgttgatgatgatctATGGCTTTCTTCAAAAGCTTATTACAGTCCAATTGTTGAATTGTGTGGAGGCACTGAGCTTGCATCTAGCTACATTGCAGGAAGTCCCTTGCAGCCTCAAGCTTTTGGAGCATTTAGCACAGCATCAATGACAACTGGTTTTGTCATTTTAGACGAAAATGGAGTTCCTTAT CCAGATGATGTTGCTTGTGTTGGGGAAGTGGGCTTATTTCCTCTCTCTCTGGGAGCATCTGACAGATTGCTTAATGCTGATCATGAGAAGGTTTACTTTAAGGGAATGCCCATTTATAAGGAGAAG ATTCTTAGGAGGCACGGagatataataaaaagaacAGTTGATGGATATATTGTTGTGCAAGGGAGGGCTGATGACACCATGAATCTTGGTGGAATAAAG ACAAGTTCAGTAGAAATTGAGCGTGTCTGTGATGGAGCGGATGAATGCATTCTGGAGACAGCTGCAGTTGGTGTTGCAATTGCAAATAGAGGCCCAGAACAACTGGTTATATTTGTAGTTTTAAAGGAAGGATACAATTCAAGTGCAGAAACTCTAAAGATGAAATTCACTAAAGCTATTCAAAGCAACCTTAACCCTTTGTTTAAG GTAAGCCTTGTTAAAATTGTGCCAGACTTTCCTCGAACATCTTCCAACAAAATACTGAGGAGAGTAATGAGGGATCAAATGAAGCTCCAGCTATCAGTTCAGAGCAGACTTTAG